Proteins found in one Gemmatimonadota bacterium genomic segment:
- the chrA gene encoding chromate efflux transporter, producing MWELFWRFLALGCISFGGPVAHLGYFRTAFVDRLKWLDEASYGRLVALSQFLPGPSSSQVGFAIGYQRAGVAGGVAVFLGFTLPSFVLLYLLAIAGSTVTDTVWFGGFVKGLKLLAVVVVADAVLGMYSTFCRRRLTGALCILTASALLIAPSMATQFAVLAAGALAGWRFLRAPEAPPGGRLCFSWLPLALFFLLLIGLPLLASLSPDLDLLSRFYQAGSLVFGGGHVVLPLLQQTVGDALPIDRFLLGYAAAQAIPGPMFAMSAFLGAGMNPDHALAGALIAVLGIFLPGFLLILSFHDTWETLARKPGAAGAVAGVNASVVGLLLAALYQPVFVNAVFSSLDLALAIIGFFLLRVLRLPILALVAFFAVAGMLQAVLG from the coding sequence ATGTGGGAACTCTTCTGGCGATTCCTGGCCCTGGGATGTATCAGCTTCGGCGGTCCCGTCGCCCACCTGGGATACTTCCGGACCGCCTTCGTGGACCGGTTGAAGTGGCTTGACGAAGCCTCCTACGGCCGGCTCGTGGCCCTGAGCCAGTTCCTTCCCGGACCATCTTCCAGCCAGGTCGGCTTTGCCATCGGGTACCAGCGGGCGGGCGTCGCCGGCGGCGTCGCCGTGTTCCTGGGATTCACGCTGCCGTCCTTCGTGCTCCTGTACCTGCTTGCCATCGCCGGGAGCACGGTGACGGACACGGTCTGGTTCGGCGGTTTCGTCAAGGGACTGAAACTGCTGGCCGTGGTCGTGGTCGCCGACGCCGTGCTGGGCATGTATTCCACCTTCTGCCGGCGCCGCCTCACCGGGGCGCTCTGCATTCTGACCGCGTCGGCCCTGCTGATCGCTCCTTCGATGGCGACCCAGTTCGCGGTCCTGGCGGCAGGCGCGCTGGCCGGCTGGCGCTTTCTGCGCGCTCCGGAGGCGCCGCCCGGAGGCCGGCTCTGTTTCTCCTGGCTGCCGCTGGCCCTCTTCTTCCTGCTCCTCATCGGTCTTCCGCTCCTGGCGAGCCTTTCGCCGGACCTTGATCTGCTTTCCCGGTTTTACCAGGCCGGCAGCCTGGTATTCGGCGGCGGACACGTCGTTTTGCCGCTGCTCCAGCAGACCGTGGGCGACGCGCTGCCCATCGATCGTTTCCTGCTCGGTTACGCCGCCGCCCAGGCCATTCCGGGCCCCATGTTCGCCATGTCGGCGTTCCTGGGCGCCGGAATGAACCCGGATCACGCGCTGGCCGGCGCGTTGATCGCGGTCCTCGGCATTTTCCTTCCGGGATTCCTGTTGATCCTGTCCTTCCACGACACCTGGGAGACCCTGGCGCGAAAGCCGGGCGCCGCGGGCGCGGTGGCGGGGGTCAACGCGTCGGTGGTCGGACTCCTGCTGGCCGCGCTCTACCAGCCCGTGTTCGTCAACGCCGTATTTTCGTCCCTGGATCTCGCGCTCGCCATCATCGGGTTCTTCCTGCTCAGGGTGTTGCGTCTGCCGATCCTGGCGCTGGTCGCGTTCTTTGCCGTGGCGGGGATGCTGCAAGCCGTCCTGGGGTGA